The following coding sequences are from one Mustela lutreola isolate mMusLut2 chromosome 5, mMusLut2.pri, whole genome shotgun sequence window:
- the IL5 gene encoding interleukin-5, protein MRLLLHLSLLALGAAYVSVTPVEDPMNRLVAETLTLLSTHRTLLIGDGNLMIPTPENKNHQLCIEEVFQGIDILKNRTAQAAAVDKLFQNLSFIKAHIDSQKKKCGGERWRVKKFLDYLQVFLGVINTEWTTES, encoded by the exons ATGAGACTGCTTCTGCATTTGAGTTTGCTAGCTCTTGGGGCTGCCTATGTTTCTGTCACTCCTGTAGAAGATCCCATGAACAGATTGGTGGCAGAGACCTTGACACTGCTCTCCACTCATCGAACTCTGCTGATAGGTGACGgg aacCTGATGATTCCTactcctgaaaataaaaat cACCAACTGTGCATCGAAGAAGTCTTTCAGGGTATAGACATATTAAAGAACCGAACTGCACAAGCAGCGGCTGTGGATAAACTATTCCAAAATTTGTCTTTCATAAAAGCACATATAGACAGCCAAAAA AAAAAATGTGGAGGAGAAAGATGGAGAGTAAAAAAGTTCCTAGACTACCTGCAAGTGTTTCTTGGTGTCATAAACACTGAGTGGACAACAGAAAGTTGA